The following coding sequences lie in one Candidatus Diapherotrites archaeon genomic window:
- the tnpA gene encoding IS200/IS605 family transposase, with amino-acid sequence MNDLPTYSSSIGKLKVHVGIKAKYCHKIFSDENVRNRCADIFSEVFREKDICVDSLGFNDDHCHMVFDLGSRYALWQVMKALKGRSSRVLMQEFPFLRKKYFWGGHLWNPSYYLDGVGKDENKMNNYVNNQKYGKPKQENNKQTRLTQFMPPTSVGGN; translated from the coding sequence ATGAACGATTTACCTACTTATAGTTCTAGCATAGGTAAGTTAAAGGTTCATGTTGGAATCAAGGCAAAGTACTGTCATAAGATTTTTTCTGATGAGAATGTGAGAAATCGTTGTGCTGACATTTTCAGTGAAGTTTTTAGGGAGAAGGATATTTGTGTTGATTCTTTGGGTTTTAATGATGACCATTGTCACATGGTTTTTGATTTGGGGTCGAGGTATGCTTTGTGGCAGGTGATGAAGGCTTTGAAGGGTAGGAGCAGTAGAGTGTTAATGCAGGAGTTTCCTTTTTTGAGAAAGAAATATTTTTGGGGTGGCCACCTCTGGAATCCCAGTTATTACCTTGACGGAGTTGGAAAAGACGAAAATAAAATGAATAATTATGTGAACAATCAAAAGTACGGAAAACCAAAACAAGAGAACAACAAGCAGACAAGGCTCACTCAGTTCATGCCACCGACTTCAGTCGGTGGTAATTGA
- a CDS encoding aldehyde dehydrogenase family protein, producing the protein MGPIARKFQLKSIQWQLRNLVKNGNKIIYGKKRLHRKGYYFEPTIIENLKEKKIGLTEPIFGPVILLKKFSSVNKLVRELTNSEYGLNASIWTRNINKAQKIADKLSFGSININSFGSTKIGFPWGGNKKSGIGRLYTSESILEFTNPKHISINN; encoded by the coding sequence TTGGGCCCAATAGCAAGAAAATTTCAGTTAAAAAGCATTCAATGGCAACTGCGAAATCTTGTTAAAAATGGAAACAAAATAATTTATGGGAAAAAACGTTTGCACAGAAAGGGATATTATTTCGAGCCTACAATAATTGAAAATTTAAAGGAGAAAAAAATAGGGTTGACAGAACCGATTTTTGGGCCAGTCATTTTATTGAAAAAGTTCAGCTCAGTTAATAAATTAGTGCGAGAACTGACAAATTCAGAATATGGATTAAATGCCTCAATTTGGACAAGAAACATCAATAAAGCACAAAAAATAGCAGATAAACTGTCTTTTGGTTCAATAAACATAAATTCTTTTGGGTCAACAAAAATTGGTTTTCCGTGGGGCGGAAACAAAAAATCAGGTATTGGAAGACTCTATACTTCTGAATCAATTCTTGAGTTCACTAATCCAAAACATATTTCAATAAATAATTAG
- a CDS encoding helix-turn-helix domain-containing protein, with amino-acid sequence MEKLNVAMAGEITLSKNPGGSMKKWREIFGISQTELAEYLKVSSSTISDYEGGRRKSPGIGVVNRLVSSLIELDEKRGGKIRKQLEKDFIPSQEVFGVHEFTAAVKGIDFAEKIGGQVVANPHKLKETQIYGYTIIDSLKVILDVPVHEYMLLYGKTPERALIFQQVENGRSPMIAVKIGRFSTDMRPSIVVLHGISKNVDPIAIKIAESEKIPLLVSSMPVKEIEDKLKKFEL; translated from the coding sequence ATGGAGAAATTGAATGTTGCAATGGCAGGGGAGATTACCCTTTCAAAGAACCCTGGGGGCTCAATGAAGAAATGGAGGGAAATATTCGGCATAAGCCAAACTGAACTGGCTGAATACCTCAAGGTTTCTTCTTCAACTATTTCTGATTACGAGGGAGGGAGAAGGAAGAGCCCTGGAATTGGTGTAGTAAACAGGCTTGTCAGCTCATTGATTGAATTGGACGAAAAGAGAGGGGGCAAGATAAGAAAGCAGTTAGAGAAAGACTTTATTCCTTCACAGGAAGTGTTTGGAGTGCATGAATTCACTGCAGCAGTGAAAGGAATTGACTTTGCGGAAAAGATTGGGGGCCAAGTTGTAGCAAACCCTCACAAGCTCAAGGAAACCCAGATTTACGGTTATACCATAATTGATTCACTGAAGGTAATACTGGATGTGCCAGTGCACGAATACATGCTATTGTACGGGAAGACCCCTGAAAGGGCTTTAATCTTCCAGCAGGTAGAAAATGGAAGATCGCCAATGATTGCAGTCAAGATTGGAAGGTTCTCTACCGACATGAGGCCTTCAATTGTTGTACTGCACGGGATTTCAAAGAACGTTGACCCTATAGCAATAAAGATCGCCGAATCAGAGAAGATTCCATTGCTTGTTTCTTCAATGCCTGTAAAGGAAATTGAGGACAAACTGAAGAAGTTTGAATTATAA
- the pip gene encoding prolyl aminopeptidase, with protein MKAGKQMTAKNLPYRKGYVKVSDGHRLYFELLGNPCGRPVLFLHGGPGAGFSKKDRKFFNKKKLKVIFFDQRGAGKSKPFASLKGNTTFKLVEDIKKLLTYLNIDKVFLFGGSWGSTLALLFAIKYPEKVTGMLLRGIFLASSKDINYIFNGPVKDIFPEARERFLDLVPKKYKKNYVKYYFNQMKSPVHKIREKFAFEWTYYENSILQLKTTNTKIKRKLRRWNYRACALVEAYYTLNNFFLKENYILKNVNRISHIKTVIIHGRYDMVCSPLSAYLLHKKIKNSKLYFVTAGHYSGEKEIKSKIISEMKKV; from the coding sequence ATGAAAGCAGGGAAACAAATGACTGCAAAGAATCTTCCATACAGAAAAGGATATGTTAAGGTTAGCGACGGGCATAGACTTTATTTTGAACTTTTAGGCAACCCTTGTGGTAGACCTGTTTTGTTTTTGCACGGCGGTCCTGGAGCAGGCTTTAGTAAAAAGGACAGAAAATTTTTTAACAAAAAAAAGTTAAAAGTTATATTCTTTGATCAGAGGGGAGCGGGAAAAAGCAAACCGTTCGCAAGCTTAAAAGGTAATACGACTTTCAAGTTGGTTGAGGATATAAAAAAGCTTCTCACCTATTTGAATATAGATAAAGTTTTTTTGTTTGGTGGTAGCTGGGGTTCAACCCTTGCTCTTCTTTTTGCTATAAAATACCCTGAAAAGGTTACAGGAATGCTTTTGAGGGGAATTTTTCTGGCATCATCTAAAGACATAAATTATATTTTTAATGGGCCAGTAAAAGATATCTTCCCAGAGGCAAGAGAAAGGTTTTTGGACTTGGTTCCAAAAAAATATAAAAAAAATTATGTAAAATATTATTTTAATCAAATGAAATCACCTGTCCATAAAATTAGAGAAAAATTTGCTTTTGAATGGACTTATTATGAGAATTCAATACTTCAATTAAAAACTACTAATACAAAGATTAAAAGAAAACTTCGTAGATGGAATTACAGGGCTTGTGCGCTCGTAGAAGCATATTATACATTGAACAACTTTTTCTTAAAAGAAAATTACATACTTAAAAATGTTAACAGAATTTCGCACATTAAAACCGTAATAATTCATGGAAGATATGACATGGTTTGCTCTCCTTTGAGTGCTTACCTGTTGCATAAAAAAATCAAAAACAGCAAACTTTACTTTGTAACTGCCGGACATTACAGTGGTGAAAAAGAAATAAAATCAAAGATAATTTCAGAAATGAAAAAAGTATAG
- a CDS encoding HAD family hydrolase — translation MIKAIIFDFGDTLVESSKTIKRIQAEKLTFNCFKKNDLSLEWHYFLEAQKKTDLDYQKKYYVEKYKPPFYTKLLFYHLYGKNPNSRQMKTIISCSNKYYKTFLKYLRLKAGAYSTLRYIKKQKIKLFLVSNGYKPIILKRLRKLKLSQFFEKVIVSSELGEEKSSLTAFKIILSKLNIHPQEILVVGDRQDEDVYAKKIGMKTALLVLKETRKYFKATEKPDYKINSIKEVKNIVFKKQKEPTINFDYFTFQWSVSRKKYNKNDFEKEFRKLAIPFHEKDYRSMDIARFWEKIFKQLYLKQNQIVFEFCTGLSPKISYALGLSKFKGIYYSIDTNKNVSKKLKEIISHMKIKFSYKIFSTKKSAQNFGPVDFVVSNHGVDDLFFDTFCKMKKIKYFNFLENIKAAELVQMIKNDPLITKKAVFDTAKAILFYTKKLKTKGFLVLSNYPPPIDIKRKNYKRIRLLNEIFKEVCKIIGSNGFSRIKPFGLEKIKSLDNKKQYWAIFQKI, via the coding sequence ATGATAAAAGCAATTATTTTTGATTTTGGTGATACATTAGTTGAAAGCAGTAAGACAATTAAAAGAATTCAAGCTGAAAAACTAACTTTTAATTGTTTTAAGAAGAACGACTTATCTTTAGAATGGCATTATTTTTTAGAAGCCCAAAAAAAAACGGATTTAGACTATCAAAAAAAATATTATGTTGAAAAATATAAGCCTCCATTCTACACAAAACTTCTTTTTTATCATTTATATGGTAAAAATCCTAATTCAAGGCAAATGAAAACAATAATTAGTTGTTCTAACAAATATTATAAAACATTTTTAAAATATCTAAGACTAAAAGCGGGCGCATATTCCACTTTGCGTTATATTAAAAAACAAAAAATAAAACTTTTTTTAGTTTCAAACGGTTACAAACCAATAATCCTCAAACGATTAAGAAAACTGAAGCTAAGTCAATTTTTTGAAAAGGTTATTGTTTCCTCAGAACTTGGAGAAGAAAAATCAAGTTTAACTGCTTTTAAAATAATATTAAGTAAACTAAACATTCACCCTCAAGAAATTCTTGTAGTTGGAGATAGGCAGGATGAAGATGTATATGCAAAAAAAATAGGAATGAAAACAGCATTATTAGTTTTAAAAGAAACCAGAAAATATTTCAAAGCTACTGAGAAACCAGATTATAAGATTAATTCTATAAAAGAAGTAAAAAATATTGTTTTCAAAAAACAGAAAGAACCAACAATTAATTTTGATTATTTTACATTTCAATGGTCAGTTAGCCGCAAAAAATACAATAAAAATGATTTTGAAAAAGAATTTAGAAAGCTTGCAATTCCTTTCCACGAAAAAGATTACCGTTCAATGGATATTGCAAGATTTTGGGAAAAAATTTTTAAACAGCTTTACTTAAAACAAAACCAAATAGTATTTGAATTTTGTACGGGTTTATCACCAAAAATATCTTATGCATTAGGGCTAAGTAAATTCAAGGGGATTTATTATTCTATTGATACTAACAAAAATGTTTCAAAAAAATTGAAAGAAATTATTTCACATATGAAAATAAAATTCTCTTATAAAATATTTTCAACAAAAAAATCTGCCCAAAATTTTGGTCCCGTTGATTTCGTTGTATCCAATCATGGAGTCGATGATCTTTTCTTTGATACATTCTGCAAAATGAAAAAAATAAAATATTTCAATTTTTTAGAAAATATAAAGGCAGCAGAATTAGTCCAAATGATTAAAAATGACCCGCTCATAACAAAAAAAGCAGTTTTTGACACTGCAAAAGCAATATTATTTTATACAAAAAAACTAAAAACAAAAGGTTTTTTAGTACTTTCAAATTATCCCCCCCCAATTGATATTAAAAGAAAAAATTACAAGCGAATTAGATTGCTAAATGAAATATTTAAGGAAGTATGCAAAATAATTGGTTCTAACGGTTTTAGTAGAATTAAACCATTTGGTTTAGAAAAAATAAAAAGTTTAGATAACAAAAAGCAATATTGGGCAATTTTCCAGAAAATTTAA
- a CDS encoding type II toxin-antitoxin system death-on-curing family toxin: MIEYPSVEKIIEFNLLSLSVIKVKKADSSRVLSRQKIVAVIDSCKKIKGDIFDKAVVLLKGLVQAHAFASGNRRTAFLAMKYFLVINNHKLGVEDKAENARVIFGIREKYYSDEEIKEWVKHGKIKEFKR; the protein is encoded by the coding sequence ATGATTGAGTATCCTTCTGTTGAAAAGATCATTGAGTTTAATTTGTTGTCTTTGAGTGTAATAAAAGTGAAAAAAGCAGATTCTTCAAGAGTTTTGAGCAGGCAGAAGATAGTGGCTGTTATTGATTCTTGTAAAAAAATTAAGGGGGATATTTTTGATAAGGCTGTTGTTCTGCTTAAGGGTCTGGTTCAGGCGCATGCTTTTGCAAGTGGTAACAGGAGAACTGCTTTTCTTGCAATGAAATATTTTTTGGTTATAAACAATCACAAGTTAGGAGTTGAGGATAAGGCCGAGAATGCCAGAGTCATTTTTGGGATCAGGGAAAAGTATTATTCTGATGAAGAAATTAAGGAGTGGGTTAAGCATGGCAAAATCAAGGAATTCAAAAGATAG
- a CDS encoding pyridoxal phosphate-dependent aminotransferase, with the protein MKKKKKIVLSKYKHELIEKICSERSVYLPASGMAKIIQMAEEDKKIISLGPGEPDFDTPKHVIEFTKKCLDNGFTHYSPPIGRKELRELIARKARKQNKIYCSPENVVVTCGSTEGLLLSAMEVLDPGEELFIPNPGFMNYINIADLMDAEALSYFLREEDGFQLNPDELKQKITLKTRGIILNTPSNPIGTVYKKKLLEEIADIAVENELMILSDEAYEFLVYNKAKHISIASLNGMQDNVVSLFSFSKTYAMAGFRIGYLIGPEWFTKNIVHLHLYSSICAPTVSQKAAEAALQGSLKNAIEMRREYDRRRKLILKRINDIHCLHVKVRPEGAFYAFPSFNFKEMNSKQFSEFLLKKASVLTVPGTEFGCQGEGFIRMSYATKYSLIEEAMDRIEKATKRKN; encoded by the coding sequence ATGAAAAAAAAGAAAAAAATAGTTCTTTCAAAGTACAAGCACGAGCTAATTGAAAAGATCTGCTCTGAGCGCTCTGTTTACCTGCCTGCTTCAGGGATGGCAAAAATAATCCAGATGGCAGAAGAAGACAAGAAAATAATTTCTCTGGGGCCTGGAGAGCCAGACTTTGACACCCCGAAGCACGTAATTGAATTCACCAAAAAATGCCTTGACAATGGCTTCACGCATTATTCTCCTCCAATTGGGAGAAAAGAATTAAGGGAATTAATTGCAAGGAAGGCAAGGAAGCAAAATAAAATTTACTGCAGCCCTGAAAATGTTGTTGTGACCTGCGGTTCGACTGAAGGCCTGCTCTTGAGCGCAATGGAAGTCTTAGACCCGGGGGAAGAATTATTCATTCCGAACCCAGGCTTCATGAACTACATTAACATTGCAGACTTGATGGACGCAGAAGCCTTAAGCTATTTTTTGAGGGAAGAAGACGGCTTTCAATTGAATCCTGACGAATTAAAGCAGAAAATAACATTAAAGACAAGAGGCATAATACTCAACACTCCAAGCAACCCCATTGGAACAGTGTACAAAAAGAAATTATTAGAGGAAATAGCAGACATTGCAGTAGAGAACGAATTAATGATTTTGAGCGATGAAGCATACGAGTTCCTGGTTTACAATAAAGCCAAGCACATTTCAATTGCTTCATTGAACGGAATGCAGGACAATGTTGTTTCACTCTTCTCTTTCTCTAAGACTTATGCAATGGCAGGCTTCAGAATTGGATACCTTATTGGGCCTGAATGGTTCACCAAAAACATTGTTCACTTGCACTTGTATTCAAGCATTTGCGCTCCGACAGTAAGCCAGAAGGCAGCAGAGGCAGCACTCCAAGGCAGCCTGAAGAACGCAATTGAGATGAGAAGAGAGTACGACAGGAGAAGAAAGCTAATACTAAAAAGAATTAATGATATTCACTGCCTGCACGTGAAAGTCAGGCCTGAAGGCGCATTCTATGCCTTCCCCAGCTTCAATTTCAAGGAAATGAATTCAAAGCAGTTCTCTGAATTCCTGCTTAAGAAAGCCTCTGTCTTAACTGTCCCAGGAACAGAATTCGGCTGCCAAGGAGAAGGATTCATCAGAATGAGCTACGCCACAAAATACTCTCTAATAGAAGAAGCAATGGACAGAATAGAAAAAGCAACCAAGAGGAAGAATTGA
- a CDS encoding acetate--CoA ligase family protein produces MENMNLLSSAKMLKKYRIEFAFGKLAKNEEELLSACRKLGFPIAMKIVSEAISHKSDIGGVQVNIKSEHEAVKNFYLMLKNAHKHAPRARIEGIYIQKFLEGKQLIIGGKLDEQFGPTIIFGLGGIFVEVMKDFSLRICPIDRREARVMISEIKGFPLLKGIRGEHSINFKKLEAMLLKVNTLMMREKLKELDLNPVIANEKEVIAVDARVVR; encoded by the coding sequence ATGGAAAATATGAACTTGCTTAGTTCAGCCAAAATGCTCAAAAAATACAGGATAGAGTTCGCTTTCGGGAAATTAGCGAAGAATGAAGAGGAGCTTCTTTCAGCGTGCAGGAAGCTGGGCTTTCCAATTGCAATGAAGATTGTTTCAGAGGCAATATCCCATAAAAGCGATATTGGGGGCGTTCAAGTAAACATCAAGTCAGAGCACGAGGCAGTAAAAAATTTTTATTTAATGCTGAAGAACGCGCACAAGCATGCTCCTCGCGCGAGAATTGAAGGAATCTATATTCAAAAATTCCTTGAAGGAAAACAACTCATAATTGGGGGAAAGCTTGACGAACAATTCGGGCCAACAATTATTTTCGGTTTAGGGGGCATTTTTGTTGAGGTAATGAAAGACTTTTCTTTGAGGATATGCCCTATTGACAGGAGGGAAGCAAGGGTAATGATTTCAGAAATCAAGGGCTTTCCCTTGCTGAAGGGGATTAGAGGGGAGCATTCAATAAATTTCAAGAAATTAGAGGCAATGCTCTTGAAGGTTAACACTTTAATGATGCGCGAGAAATTAAAGGAATTGGACTTAAACCCTGTAATTGCAAACGAGAAAGAAGTAATAGCTGTAGACGCAAGGGTTGTAAGATGA
- a CDS encoding MBL fold metallo-hydrolase: protein MKLKILGAGREVGRSSFLLDFGEKILLDRGVKFHQKEIHYPMPVHTNIKAAIISHAHMDHSGDLPEFFIKSSAITFMTQATFDLSEILWRDTIKISKIEGAQLRYSSDEIKKTERFTFPIPYRKKINVSDHCSMEFFDAGHILGSAITKLWIKNKSLVYTGDFKIDETRLFKGADTRIGKTNYLIIESTYGNREHPRRRKTEKQFIESVQDTLDNGGFALVPAFAVGRSQEIIDILYEYKIEAPIYYDGMGQKAAMVSLKHKELLKDPKFLAKALNSAKWVKGGNRNKIIKKPCIIVTSAGMLEGGPIIWYLKHLYNDPKTKIFLTGYQVEHTNGRRLLDRKEIVLDGEKVKVACQVEKYDFSAHASQGELLELVRKLEPEVVVCVHGDPEVMDVFQEELSALGFKSTAPKNGEELTLKE from the coding sequence ATGAAACTCAAGATATTGGGCGCAGGAAGAGAGGTTGGAAGAAGCTCCTTCCTCCTCGACTTCGGAGAAAAAATTCTTTTGGACAGGGGAGTGAAGTTCCATCAAAAAGAAATCCATTACCCTATGCCAGTGCACACAAACATTAAGGCAGCAATAATAAGCCACGCGCATATGGACCATTCTGGAGACCTGCCTGAATTCTTCATTAAATCCAGCGCCATAACCTTCATGACCCAGGCAACATTTGATTTAAGCGAAATACTCTGGAGGGACACAATAAAGATCTCAAAAATCGAGGGAGCACAATTAAGGTATTCCTCTGATGAAATAAAAAAAACTGAAAGGTTCACTTTCCCTATTCCTTACAGGAAAAAAATTAATGTCTCAGACCATTGCTCCATGGAATTCTTTGACGCAGGCCACATCCTTGGAAGCGCAATAACAAAATTATGGATTAAAAATAAAAGCCTTGTGTACACTGGAGACTTCAAGATAGATGAAACCCGCCTATTCAAGGGCGCTGACACAAGAATAGGGAAAACCAATTATTTGATAATTGAAAGCACTTATGGGAACAGGGAGCATCCAAGAAGGAGAAAAACAGAAAAGCAATTCATTGAAAGCGTGCAAGACACATTAGATAATGGAGGATTCGCTTTAGTGCCCGCCTTTGCTGTTGGAAGAAGCCAGGAAATAATTGACATTTTATACGAATACAAGATTGAGGCCCCAATATACTATGACGGAATGGGCCAGAAGGCTGCAATGGTTTCATTAAAGCACAAGGAATTATTGAAGGACCCAAAATTTTTAGCTAAAGCACTGAATTCAGCGAAATGGGTTAAGGGAGGCAACAGGAACAAAATCATAAAAAAGCCCTGCATTATAGTTACCAGCGCTGGAATGCTTGAAGGCGGGCCAATAATATGGTACTTGAAGCACTTGTACAATGACCCGAAAACAAAAATCTTCCTTACAGGATACCAGGTAGAGCACACAAACGGAAGAAGGCTTCTGGACAGAAAAGAAATAGTATTGGATGGAGAAAAGGTAAAGGTTGCCTGCCAAGTGGAAAAATATGATTTCTCTGCTCATGCATCGCAGGGAGAGCTCCTTGAATTAGTGAGGAAACTGGAACCTGAAGTGGTTGTGTGCGTTCACGGCGACCCTGAAGTAATGGACGTATTCCAGGAAGAATTGAGTGCCCTAGGATTCAAGAGCACTGCACCCAAAAACGGCGAAGAATTAACATTAAAGGAATGA
- a CDS encoding ATP-binding protein codes for MFIDRVDEVRLLEKLYNEGTPKLVVLYGRRRVGKTALLNEFARRHKALYLVARQESEKEQLKKMSEEASAFFHDVFLKSNPFQNYDSLFIYLAEKQAPVLFDEFPFLVESNKAVPSILQEHWDKNFSKKPSFIVLCGSSIRMMESLLGYKSPIYGRRTEQIQLEPLKFEDASSFFPKASPEEKTINYAVLGGTPAYLLEFDQNKKLTENLLEKVLNKNKFLYQDVQYVIQQELNEPSTYYSIIKSIAKGNTKIGEIMNDTGIDKAKITKYASVLQKLHLIERRVPITDFKPEKSRRGVYVLKDNYFKFWFKFIFENNEYIEQGRQKKLIEEKINPELNAFVGKAFEEIALEWIKKQKPFNNFIFGRWWNKKEEIDIVGIDRLKSKILCGEVKWKKIIKKEAQEILYKIKRKAEQINLHGNYERQFIIIAKKAEIKEIDNCKIFDLRDIMKT; via the coding sequence TTGTTTATTGACAGGGTTGATGAAGTAAGGTTGCTTGAAAAGCTGTATAATGAAGGAACCCCAAAACTTGTAGTTCTTTATGGTAGGAGGAGGGTTGGAAAAACAGCTTTGCTGAACGAGTTTGCAAGAAGGCACAAGGCATTATATCTTGTGGCAAGGCAGGAATCTGAGAAAGAACAGCTCAAAAAAATGAGTGAAGAAGCATCAGCATTTTTCCATGACGTTTTCCTTAAATCAAATCCTTTCCAGAACTATGACTCTCTGTTTATTTATCTGGCAGAAAAGCAGGCGCCCGTACTATTTGATGAGTTTCCTTTTCTCGTAGAATCAAATAAGGCAGTGCCTTCAATTCTGCAAGAGCACTGGGACAAGAATTTCAGCAAAAAACCATCTTTTATTGTATTATGTGGTTCCTCAATAAGAATGATGGAGTCACTGTTAGGTTACAAGTCCCCTATTTATGGTAGAAGAACTGAACAAATACAGCTAGAACCGCTAAAATTTGAGGACGCCTCCAGTTTTTTTCCAAAAGCTTCACCGGAGGAAAAGACCATTAATTATGCCGTCTTAGGGGGCACTCCAGCATATTTGTTGGAATTTGACCAAAACAAAAAATTGACTGAAAACTTACTGGAGAAAGTATTAAACAAAAACAAGTTTTTGTATCAGGATGTACAGTACGTCATACAGCAGGAACTCAATGAACCAAGCACTTATTATTCAATAATAAAATCTATTGCAAAAGGGAACACTAAAATAGGGGAAATAATGAATGACACAGGAATAGACAAAGCAAAAATAACCAAGTATGCCAGCGTGCTTCAGAAACTTCATTTAATTGAGAGGAGAGTGCCCATCACCGATTTCAAGCCAGAAAAATCAAGAAGGGGTGTTTACGTACTGAAAGATAATTATTTTAAATTCTGGTTCAAATTCATATTTGAAAACAATGAATACATTGAGCAAGGAAGACAGAAAAAACTGATTGAAGAAAAAATAAACCCTGAATTAAACGCTTTTGTTGGAAAAGCATTTGAGGAGATTGCCCTTGAATGGATAAAAAAGCAAAAGCCGTTCAATAACTTTATTTTTGGCAGGTGGTGGAACAAAAAAGAAGAAATTGATATTGTAGGAATTGACAGACTAAAAAGTAAAATATTATGCGGGGAAGTAAAATGGAAAAAAATAATAAAAAAAGAAGCACAAGAAATTTTATACAAAATCAAAAGAAAGGCAGAGCAAATAAATTTGCATGGCAATTATGAAAGGCAATTTATTATAATAGCAAAAAAAGCAGAAATAAAGGAAATAGATAACTGCAAAATATTTGACTTAAGAGACATAATGAAAACATAA
- the tnpA gene encoding IS200/IS605 family transposase — MNRDVLNSYPHAKAQCVYHLQWCTKYRYNMLRKDKYKKMYEEILKEIAKRHEMLILSLAIQPEHTHIVVSTRPCISQSKALQLLKGGSSYELFRRQPLFRLRYPKGHFWSPGKFARTVGNVDLETTIDYVEKQANQTMLSNFL, encoded by the coding sequence GTGAATCGCGATGTTTTGAATAGCTATCCGCACGCAAAAGCGCAGTGCGTTTACCACTTGCAGTGGTGCACTAAATACAGATACAATATGTTAAGGAAGGACAAGTATAAAAAAATGTATGAAGAAATCTTGAAAGAAATAGCCAAAAGGCATGAAATGCTGATTTTGAGTTTGGCAATCCAACCAGAACACACGCATATTGTTGTAAGCACTAGGCCTTGCATTTCCCAGTCAAAAGCATTACAGTTACTGAAAGGCGGTTCAAGTTATGAGTTGTTCAGAAGACAGCCTTTGTTCAGGTTAAGGTATCCTAAAGGGCATTTCTGGAGCCCAGGAAAGTTTGCTAGAACAGTTGGGAACGTTGACTTGGAAACAACAATAGATTACGTTGAAAAGCAAGCAAATCAAACAATGCTTTCAAACTTCCTCTAA
- a CDS encoding NMD3-related protein, which yields MKEFCPKCGSKQKPFIKGFCMKCFLESKELIELPKELALEKCPHCSKFKLRNAWVEELWPSIEETVKSKVKALEGKIVSIEVSLKEEREEKITALAKIKMLAEGNPVQLLKEVPIKLSKVLCDPCMKLSSEYHESVIQIRFEREKEGEWLSILEKMHEKLEPLSRKDSLAKITKIEKERKGYDLWIGSKRAGKILAEDLARKFNSKVTYSYTTIGVKDSGKQKKRYTFCVRI from the coding sequence TTGAAGGAATTCTGCCCCAAGTGCGGTTCAAAGCAAAAGCCTTTCATTAAAGGCTTCTGCATGAAATGCTTCCTTGAATCAAAAGAATTAATTGAATTGCCAAAAGAACTTGCTTTAGAGAAATGCCCTCACTGCAGTAAATTCAAGCTAAGGAATGCTTGGGTTGAAGAATTATGGCCTTCAATAGAAGAAACAGTCAAAAGCAAAGTGAAAGCGCTTGAAGGAAAAATTGTTTCAATAGAGGTTTCATTAAAGGAAGAAAGAGAAGAAAAAATTACTGCATTGGCGAAAATAAAAATGCTTGCAGAAGGAAACCCAGTGCAGTTATTGAAGGAAGTTCCAATAAAGTTATCCAAGGTTTTATGCGATCCCTGCATGAAGCTGTCCTCAGAATACCATGAATCAGTAATCCAAATAAGGTTTGAAAGAGAGAAAGAAGGAGAGTGGCTTTCAATCCTGGAGAAAATGCACGAGAAACTTGAGCCCTTAAGCAGAAAGGACTCACTTGCAAAAATAACCAAAATAGAAAAAGAAAGGAAAGGATATGATTTATGGATTGGCTCAAAGAGGGCAGGAAAGATTTTGGCTGAAGACTTGGCAAGAAAATTCAATTCAAAGGTAACCTACTCTTACACCACAATAGGGGTGAAGGACTCAGGCAAGCAGAAAAAGAGATACACGTTCTGCGTGAGAATATAG
- a CDS encoding radical SAM protein — MITGKCNNNCAYCYAIVEGSDLNFRELKKAFSILKNKGVKEVILCGWEPTLRPDFKKIVRELKK, encoded by the coding sequence ATGATCACGGGCAAATGTAACAATAACTGCGCTTATTGCTATGCCATTGTTGAAGGCAGTGATCTAAATTTTCGAGAATTAAAAAAAGCATTCTCTATTCTTAAAAATAAAGGAGTTAAAGAGGTTATATTGTGCGGCTGGGAACCAACTTTAAGACCGGATTTCAAAAAGATCGTGCGAGAATTAAAAAAGTAG